In a genomic window of Thalassotalea piscium:
- the wecA gene encoding UDP-N-acetylglucosamine--undecaprenyl-phosphate N-acetylglucosaminephosphotransferase, translating to MLLISSALLVAFFVSVLTIKVLLPLAPHIGLVDLPNDRKKHDGAIPLIGGISIYTGVLIASTFFVEQSQLLNLYFISSALLVFIGTMDDIYDLSVAPRMIFQGIVATLMVFGAGLYIHDFGNLFALGNVDIGRYGMIFTMLACIAAINAFNMIDGIDGLAGSMSIVTITSVAILTVLENANADILLPLILVVAIIPYLFYNVSTRNPRGKKIFMGDAGSMFMGLSVIWLLAIGTQSSDENTAVFRPVTALWIIAVPLMDMFAIMFRRIRKGVSPFKADNGHLHHICMRLGLSSRQALWAISALSITLALCGIAGEYFNTPEWLMLSLFILVFFGYSFSIQHAWKFVRALK from the coding sequence ATGTTGCTAATTTCTTCTGCTCTACTCGTTGCCTTTTTTGTATCAGTATTAACGATTAAAGTATTACTTCCTCTTGCCCCTCATATAGGTTTGGTAGACTTACCTAATGATCGCAAAAAACATGATGGGGCTATTCCATTGATTGGGGGCATCTCTATTTATACCGGAGTATTAATTGCCTCAACATTTTTTGTTGAACAAAGCCAACTGCTTAATCTTTATTTTATTTCTTCAGCACTTCTGGTATTTATTGGCACAATGGACGACATATACGACCTAAGCGTTGCTCCTCGCATGATATTTCAGGGTATTGTTGCGACATTAATGGTCTTTGGTGCAGGTCTTTATATTCACGATTTTGGTAATTTATTCGCGCTAGGCAATGTTGATATTGGACGTTACGGCATGATTTTTACTATGTTAGCCTGTATAGCCGCGATTAATGCATTTAATATGATCGACGGTATTGACGGCTTAGCAGGTTCGATGAGTATTGTTACTATAACATCAGTTGCAATACTTACAGTTTTGGAAAATGCAAACGCCGATATTTTATTACCATTGATATTAGTTGTTGCAATTATTCCATACCTTTTTTATAACGTGAGTACACGCAACCCACGCGGTAAAAAAATATTTATGGGTGATGCTGGCAGCATGTTTATGGGGCTAAGTGTTATTTGGTTACTTGCTATAGGTACACAAAGCTCGGATGAAAATACCGCGGTGTTTCGTCCGGTAACCGCACTTTGGATCATTGCAGTACCGTTAATGGACATGTTCGCGATTATGTTCAGAAGAATCCGTAAAGGGGTGTCACCATTTAAAGCTGATAACGGCCACTTGCATCATATTTGTATGCGCTTAGGCTTATCTTCTCGTCAAGCATTATGGGCAATAAGTGCTTTGTCAATTACACTAGCCTTATGTGGAATTGCAGGCGAATATTTTAATACGCCAGAGTGGCTAATGCTCAGTTTATTTATCCTTGTATTTTTCGGCTATTCTTTTTCAATTCAACACGCTTGGAAATTTGTACGGGCTTTAAAGTAA
- the gspG gene encoding type II secretion system major pseudopilin GspG produces the protein MKKHHGFTMIELLIVIVILGLLASLVAPKFFNQLGTAERGVAAAQMNAFETALDTYRLDMGSYPEKLEELRKSNKPRWDGPYLPKDIPLDPWKNPYVYEVPGEDGNPYKIMSYGADGQPGGADNNADIVHK, from the coding sequence ATGAAAAAACACCACGGCTTTACAATGATCGAGTTGCTTATCGTCATTGTTATTCTTGGCCTACTGGCCTCTCTTGTAGCACCTAAATTCTTTAATCAACTAGGCACTGCTGAACGTGGTGTTGCTGCGGCTCAAATGAATGCCTTTGAAACGGCATTGGATACTTATCGTTTAGATATGGGTAGTTATCCTGAAAAGCTTGAAGAGCTACGCAAAAGTAATAAACCACGTTGGGATGGTCCATACCTACCAAAAGATATTCCGTTAGATCCCTGGAAAAACCCTTATGTATATGAAGTTCCAGGCGAAGATGGTAACCCGTATAAAATAATGTCCTATGGTGCAGATGGTCAACCCGGTGGCGCAGACAACAATGCAGATATAGTACATAAATAA